Within Kutzneria chonburiensis, the genomic segment AACTGGGTACCCGTGGGTGGTATGTGGGTCGAGGCCGACGGCAACCTGCCCGGCGGCGAGGCGTTGGCCCGACAACTGGTGCACGGCAAGCGGTTCTTCCTCGACGAGTTCGATGTCGAATGCGAAGGCGTGTGGTTGCCGGACTCGTTCGGGTACACGGCGGCGTACCCGCAGCTGGCGAAGCTGGCCGGGATGAAGTGGTTCCTGACGCAGAAGATCTCGTGGAACCAGACCAACAAGATGCCGCACCACACGTTCCGGTGGGAAGGCATCGACGGCAGCCGGATCTTCACGCATTTCCCGCCGGTGGACACGTACAACGCGGTGTTCTCCGGTGAAGAGCTGGCCCATGCGGCGCGGAACTACGCCGACAAGGGTGGCGGGACGCGGTCCTTGGTGCCGTTCGGGCATGGGGACGGCGGTGGCGGGCCTACGCGGGAGATGATGGAGAAGGCTCGGCGGCTTCGCGATTTGGAAGGGTCGCCGCGGGTGGTGGTGCAGGACCCGAACGTGTTCTTCCGTGAGGCGGAGGCGGAGTATTCCGACGCGCCGGTGTGGTCGGGGGAGTTGTACCTGGAGCTGCACCGGGCCACGTATACGAGTCAAGCGCGGACGAAGTCGGGGAACCGGCGGAGCGAGCATCTGCTGCGAGAGGCTGAACTGTGGGCGGCGACGGCTGCTGTGCGGGTGGGGTTTGCGTATCCGTACGAGGAGCTGGACCGGTTGTGGAAGACAGTGCTGCTGCACCAGTTCCATGACATCTTGCCGGGGAGCTCGATCGCGTGGGTGCATCGTGAGGCTGAGGCTACGTATGCACGGGTGGCTGCGGAGCTGAACGGGATTGTGGAGGCGGCGGGGGCGGCGCTGGCTGGGGTTGGGGAGGTGCCGTGGGTGCTGAACGCGGGGCCTCGGCGGCGGGTGGAAGTTGTTGCTGTGCCGGGGGAAATGGGGGTTGAGGGGCAGCCGTTGGTTGATGGGACGGTGGCTGTGCTGGTGAAGGTGGAGGGGTCTGGGGCCGGGCCGTTGGTTTCCTGTGCTGCGGGTGCTGATGTTGTTGTGGGGGAACGGGTTCTGGAGAACGGGCTGGTTCGGGTGGTGATCGATGAGGACGGGTTGTTCTCGTCGGTCTATGACCTGGTCGAGGAGCGGGAGGTGCTGGCGCCGGGGGAGCGCGGGAACCTGCTGCGGCTGCACACGGATTTCCCGAACCAGTGGGATGCCTGGGACATCGACAAGCACTATCGGCATCAGTTCGTCGACTTGACCGATGTCGAGTCGATCGAGGTGGTGGAGCGAGGGCCGCTGGTGGGGGCGGTTCGGGTGACGCGGCGGTTCGGGGAGTCGTCGGTGGTGCAGACGGTTCGGGTGCGGGCGGGGTCGGCGCGGATCGACGTGGAGACGGAGATCGACTGGCACGAGCGGGAGAAGATCCTGAAGGTCGGGTTCCCGCTGGACGTGCATGCGGACCGGTCGGCGGCGGAGATCCAGTTCGGGCATGTTTTCCGGCCTACGCATACGAACACGAGCTGGGAAGCGGCGCGGTTCGAGATGTTCTGCCACCGGTGGGTGCACGTGGGGGAACCGGGGTATGGGGTGGCGGTGCTGAACGACTCCACGTACGGGCATGACGTGGGGCGGGAGGCGCGTGCGGATGGCGGGACTACGACGACTTTGCGGCTGAGTTTGGTGCGGGCTCCGAGGTGTCCGGATCCGGAAGCGGATCAAGGGGTGCACCGGATGACGTACTCGCTGCTGCCGGGGGCTTCCATCGCGGATGCGGTGGAGGGTGGGTATGCGGTCAACTTGCCGTTGCGGGTGGTTGCTGGGAGTGGTGGGGCTGGTGGGGCTGGTGGGGCGTTGGTTGAGGTGGAGGGGCGGAAGGTGGTGGTCGAGTCGGTGAAGTTGGCTGACGATCGGTCGGGGGATGTGGTGGTTCGGTTGTACGAGTCGGTTGGGGGAGGGCTGCGGGGACGGTGCTGCGGGCTGGGTTCGGGGTGGGGCGGGCTCAGGTGGTGGATCTGTTGGAGCGGCCGGTTGGGCAGGAATTGGGGGTTGAAGCGGACGGGTGTTCGGTGCGGGTGGGGTTGAGGCCGTTTCAGGTGTTGACGGTTCGGTTGACGCCTGGAGGGTGAGGTGGGGGTTTTGGGTTGGGGTGGGGTGGGTTTGTGGGTTGGGTTTGGTGGCCCGCCCGCCCGCCCGTTGTGGGGGTTGGGTTTGGTGCGCGTGCTGCGTAGTTTTCCGGGGGTTCTTCGGTTTATGGGTCGATTTGGTGTGGAGCCTCTGCGCGATGGCCCAAGGGCTAAAAGCGGGCAGGACGAGCCTGCCCTTGGCCTGTCAATTGTACGCCATCGCGCCCCTCCACACAAAATCGACCCAATTCGGGAGTTGGCGATCGGTGTGTGAAGGGGATGGCGGTGGCTGGGTTTTGGCTCCCACTGTGCACCCTTTTGGTGGTGCCCGTTCCCCGGTTAGTGCCGCAGGGGGTGGGTGGTGTGGTGGCGGCCGGCCGGGGTGATCCAGTGGGTGGTGCCGTCTGAATCCTGGGTCACTGTGT encodes:
- a CDS encoding alpha-mannosidase; its protein translation is MFDDRKQVEARLDRVLQQRIRPAVYGPVVPLTVTAWHVPDEPVPVAEALGASYSAFAVGERWGRPWSTTWFRVVGEVPAEWAGRRVEAVFDLGFIGDWPGGQAEALVYSASGEPVKGIEPRNQYVPVADVGRVELFLEAAGNPDILANGFIPTLLGDKLTAPADPLYVFGRADLAVLNEDVWHLVLDIEVASELMRELSEHDTRRHELLRALERMLDVLDIADVVGTAAVARASLVDVLSRPAHASAHTLSSVGHAHIDSAWLWPLRETVRKTGRTFSNVTALAKDYPEFVFACSQAQQYAWAKEHHPAVYARMQEAAKAGNWVPVGGMWVEADGNLPGGEALARQLVHGKRFFLDEFDVECEGVWLPDSFGYTAAYPQLAKLAGMKWFLTQKISWNQTNKMPHHTFRWEGIDGSRIFTHFPPVDTYNAVFSGEELAHAARNYADKGGGTRSLVPFGHGDGGGGPTREMMEKARRLRDLEGSPRVVVQDPNVFFREAEAEYSDAPVWSGELYLELHRATYTSQARTKSGNRRSEHLLREAELWAATAAVRVGFAYPYEELDRLWKTVLLHQFHDILPGSSIAWVHREAEATYARVAAELNGIVEAAGAALAGVGEVPWVLNAGPRRRVEVVAVPGEMGVEGQPLVDGTVAVLVKVEGSGAGPLVSCAAGADVVVGERVLENGLVRVVIDEDGLFSSVYDLVEEREVLAPGERGNLLRLHTDFPNQWDAWDIDKHYRHQFVDLTDVESIEVVERGPLVGAVRVTRRFGESSVVQTVRVRAGSARIDVETEIDWHEREKILKVGFPLDVHADRSAAEIQFGHVFRPTHTNTSWEAARFEMFCHRWVHVGEPGYGVAVLNDSTYGHDVGREARADGGTTTTLRLSLVRAPRCPDPEADQGVHRMTYSLLPGASIADAVEGGYAVNLPLRVVAGSGGAGGAGGALVEVEGRKVVVESVKLADDRSGDVVVRLYESVGGGLRGRCCGLGSGWGGLRWWICWSGRLGRNWGLKRTGVRCGWG